A part of Antennarius striatus isolate MH-2024 chromosome 21, ASM4005453v1, whole genome shotgun sequence genomic DNA contains:
- the pgap3 gene encoding post-GPI attachment to proteins factor 3 produces the protein MASASRRCTSVRLPTVAAAILLLMSVTTVRSSQGDKEPVYRDCVKQCVRTNCTGARLRGFQSTQPQYMALTGWTCRDDCRYQCMWTTVGLYQAEGYRVPQFHGKWPFARFLCFEEPASALASLLNGLSCLLMLLRYRSMVPRQSPMYHTINAFSLVSLNAWFWSTVFHTRDTYLTEKMDYFCATAVILYSIYLCCVRTLGLRRPGVSSMVGALLILVFTSHVSYLTFVSFDYGYNMAANVTIGMVNLLWWLCWCWQNRRTLPYWWKCCLVVLLLHGLALLELLDFPPVLWILDAHAVWHLSTIPVHFLFFSFLIDDSLYLLNTEKMGVKVE, from the exons ATGGCATCAGCGTCACGCCGTTGCACATCTGTCAGACTCCCCACTGTGGCCGCTGCCATCCTGCTCTTGATGTCGGTGACGACTGTACGCTCCTCTCAAGGCGACAAGGAGCCGGTTTACCGGGACTGTGTGAAGCAATGTGTCCGGACCAACTGCACCGGAGCTCGGCTACGGGGATTTCAGTCTACCCAGCCGCAGTACATGGCGCTGacag GCTGGACGTGCCGTGATGACTGCCGCTACCAGTGCATGTGGACTACTGTGGGGCTTTATCAGGCCGAGGGATACAGGGTGCCACAATTCCATGGAAAG TGGCCATTTGCTCGCTTCTTGTGTTTTGAGGAGCCAGCTTCTGCCCTGGCTTCTCTCCTCAATGGCCTGTCTTGTCTTCTCATGCTGCTCCGCTATCGAAGCATGGTGCCACGCCAGAGCCCCATGTATCACACCATCAACGCCTTCTCTCTG GTATCTCTTAATGCCTGGTTCTGGTCTACAGTATTCCACACCCGGGATACCTATCTCACTGAG AAAATGGATTATTTCTGTGCAACAGCAGTCATTCTTTATTCAATTTACCTATGCTGTGTCAG AACATTGGGCCTGAGGCGACCTGGGGTGTCCAGCATGGTGGGAGCCTTGCTAATCCTGGTCTTTACCTCACATGTGTCCTACTTAACCTTCGTCAGTTTTGACTACGGCTACAATATGGCTGCCAACGTTACCATCG GCATGGTGAACCTCCTCTGGTGGCTGTGTTGGTGCTGGCAGAACCGGCGCACGCTTCCATACTGGTGGAAGTGCTGCCTGGTGGTTTTGCTCCTTCATGGTCTGgccctgctggagctgctggactTCCCCCCAGTGCTCTGGATTCTAGATGCTCATGCTGTGTGGCATCTCAGCACCATACCAGTTCACTTCCTTTTCTTCAG TTTCCTGATAGATGACAGCCTCTACCTACTAAACACAGAGAAGATGGGTGTGAAAGTGGAGTAG